In one Pseudomonas sp. SCA2728.1_7 genomic region, the following are encoded:
- a CDS encoding tryptophan--tRNA ligase: MTNRTRILTGITTTGTPHLGNYAGAIRPAILASRDSNADSFYFLADYHALIKCDDPLRIQRSRLEIAATWLAGGLDVDRVTFYRQSDIPEIPELTWLLTCVAAKGLLNRAHAYKASVDKNVETGEDPDAGITMGLYSYPVLMAADILMFNAHKVPVGRDQIQHVEMARDIGQRFNHLFGQGKEFFTMPEALIEESVATLPGLDGRKMSKSYDNTIPLFSSAKEMKDAISRIVTDSKAPGEAKDPDNSHLFTLFQAFATPAQADEFRSELLGGLGWGEAKNRLFQLLDNDLGEARDKYHQLIERPADLEDILQIGAKKARAVATPFLNELREAVGLRSFVNQVQVAATTKKKAAKAARFVSFREDDGSFRFRLLAADGEQLLLSRNFADGKTAGQVTKQLQSGQPLDVRSEDLSFSVWLEGECVGDSPAFADAAARDAAIEALRVALTPVQD, encoded by the coding sequence ATGACGAACCGTACCCGAATCCTCACCGGCATCACCACCACCGGCACGCCGCACCTGGGCAACTACGCCGGCGCCATCCGCCCGGCGATCCTTGCCAGCCGCGACAGCAATGCCGATTCGTTCTACTTTCTGGCCGACTACCACGCCCTGATCAAATGCGATGACCCGCTGCGCATCCAGCGCTCGCGTCTGGAAATCGCCGCGACCTGGCTGGCCGGTGGCCTCGATGTCGACCGCGTGACCTTCTACCGCCAGTCCGACATCCCGGAAATCCCTGAGCTGACCTGGCTGCTGACCTGCGTCGCGGCCAAGGGCCTGCTCAACCGTGCGCACGCTTACAAGGCCTCGGTGGACAAGAACGTCGAAACCGGTGAAGACCCGGATGCCGGCATCACCATGGGCCTCTACAGCTACCCGGTGCTGATGGCGGCGGACATCCTGATGTTCAACGCGCACAAGGTGCCGGTCGGTCGCGACCAGATCCAGCACGTGGAAATGGCCCGCGATATCGGCCAGCGCTTCAACCACTTGTTCGGTCAGGGCAAAGAATTTTTCACCATGCCTGAAGCACTGATCGAGGAAAGCGTGGCGACGTTGCCAGGCCTCGACGGTCGCAAGATGTCGAAGAGCTACGACAACACCATCCCGTTGTTCTCCAGCGCCAAAGAAATGAAGGATGCGATCTCGCGGATCGTCACCGACTCCAAAGCGCCAGGCGAAGCCAAGGATCCTGACAACTCGCACCTGTTCACCCTGTTCCAGGCCTTCGCCACGCCAGCGCAGGCTGACGAATTCCGCAGCGAACTGTTGGGCGGTCTGGGTTGGGGCGAGGCGAAGAATCGTCTGTTCCAGTTGCTCGACAACGATCTAGGCGAAGCGCGCGACAAGTATCACCAGTTGATCGAGCGTCCGGCGGATCTGGAAGACATCCTGCAGATCGGCGCCAAGAAGGCCCGTGCGGTGGCAACGCCGTTCCTCAACGAATTGCGCGAAGCCGTTGGCCTGCGCTCCTTCGTCAATCAGGTTCAGGTTGCCGCGACCACCAAGAAGAAAGCCGCGAAAGCCGCACGTTTCGTCAGCTTCCGCGAAGACGACGGCAGCTTCCGTTTCCGTCTGCTGGCGGCCGATGGCGAGCAACTGCTGTTGTCGCGCAACTTCGCCGACGGCAAAACCGCAGGGCAGGTGACCAAGCAACTGCAATCCGGCCAGCCGCTGGACGTACGCAGCGAAGATCTGAGCTTCAGCGTGTGGCTGGAAGGTGAGTGCGTTGGCGACAGCCCGGCATTCGCCGACGCTGCTGCGCGGGACGCGGCCATTGAGGCGCTGCGCGTTGCGCTGACCCCGGTTCAGGACTAA
- a CDS encoding DUF1043 family protein produces the protein MEHSLLVWLLPTLALVVGVAIGFLIARVAPNAAPSRTQRQLDDIQERFDSYQNEVVTHFNSTAMLVKKLTQSYQEVQDHLAEGANRLALDEQTRQRLIAALHADAAVAPRERLTPPRDQEPPRDYAPKTPNSPGMLDEHYGLKK, from the coding sequence GTGGAACACTCGCTCTTAGTTTGGTTGTTACCGACTCTTGCCCTGGTTGTGGGTGTCGCCATTGGATTCCTGATCGCGCGCGTTGCGCCGAACGCCGCGCCGAGCCGTACGCAGCGTCAACTGGATGATATCCAGGAGCGTTTCGACAGTTATCAAAACGAGGTGGTCACCCACTTCAACAGCACCGCGATGCTGGTCAAGAAGCTGACCCAGAGCTATCAGGAAGTGCAGGATCATCTCGCCGAGGGCGCCAATCGTCTGGCCCTGGACGAGCAGACCCGCCAGCGCCTGATCGCTGCCCTGCACGCTGACGCGGCAGTCGCGCCACGTGAACGCCTGACGCCACCGCGCGATCAGGAGCCACCGCGCGACTACGCACCGAAGACCCCGAACTCGCCGGGCATGCTCGATGAGCACTATGGTCTGAAGAAGTAA
- a CDS encoding OmpA family protein: MFTKRRLIIVATAVALLSGCASPNPYDNQGQADSGSQGMSKTAKYGGLGALAGALAGAAIGHDNRGKGALIGAAVVGASAAGYGYYADQQEKKLRASMANTGVEVQRQGDQIKLIMPGNITFATDSANIASSFYQPLNNLAGSLKEFSQNQIEIVGYTDSTGSRQHNMDLSQRRAQSVATYLTSQGVSGANLSARGAGPDNPIASNGDVNGRAQNRRVEVNLKAIPGQQYGGQQQQQPGTVQQYP, translated from the coding sequence ATGTTCACCAAGCGTCGTTTGATTATTGTCGCTACTGCCGTGGCCTTGCTGTCCGGCTGCGCCTCGCCTAACCCGTATGACAATCAGGGCCAGGCTGACAGCGGCTCTCAAGGCATGAGCAAAACCGCCAAATACGGCGGCCTCGGTGCACTTGCCGGCGCACTGGCCGGTGCCGCCATCGGTCACGACAACCGCGGCAAAGGCGCATTGATCGGCGCCGCTGTGGTCGGTGCTTCCGCTGCCGGTTACGGTTACTACGCCGACCAGCAAGAAAAGAAACTGCGCGCGAGCATGGCCAACACTGGCGTTGAAGTGCAGCGCCAGGGCGATCAGATCAAGCTGATCATGCCGGGCAACATCACATTCGCTACCGATTCGGCGAACATCGCCTCCAGCTTCTATCAGCCGCTGAACAACCTTGCGGGCTCGTTGAAAGAGTTCAGCCAGAACCAGATCGAAATCGTTGGCTATACCGACAGCACGGGCAGCCGCCAGCACAACATGGACCTGTCCCAGCGTCGTGCGCAGAGCGTGGCGACTTACCTGACCTCGCAAGGTGTCAGCGGTGCCAATCTGTCGGCCCGTGGCGCCGGTCCGGATAACCCGATTGCCAGCAACGGTGACGTGAATGGCCGGGCGCAGAACCGTCGCGTTGAAGTCAACCTGAAGGCGATTCCGGGTCAGCAGTATGGTGGTCAGCAGCAACAGCAGCCGGGTACGGTTCAGCAGTATCCGTAA
- a CDS encoding LuxR C-terminal-related transcriptional regulator, with protein sequence MTDLSPLPGPASVAVAALDGRFFRPPLPDGYVLRPRLCERLQAGLGGRLLLVSAPAGFGKSSLAVEFCQSLPTHWQSLWLGLSPRDSDPGRFLERLLEGLQDYFPQLGSRALGLLKMRQRHQPFAFEEWLDGLLDELTLNLDSAAPLLLVLDDYHLAQGPVLDRCLQFFLNHLPDGLLVMVTSRQRPDWHLARLRLSRQLLELHEADLRLTHDEALTLLNRHSSSLRGEALESLILRSEGWVAGLRFWLLAVSEAGSDAALPQALNGGEGLIRDYLLEEVIDCLPAEVQAFLYDTAPQERFCSELCDTVREAHDSAEILRFLLAHQVFLVPLDEHGHWYRYHHLFSDLLRSRPIAQAMVPTATLHLRACRWFNAQGLLDEAVEQALRAGHLDVAANLVQNLSEEQLLAEQNVGMLLRWKMDLPDSLLISTPRLIVLYSWALGLACQLDAAEELSSHLSRFLPAPSATAQKSMLAQWLALSGIIARGRGHRELTIRYCTEALESLPAKRYGQRLMCLSTLSNLAIADGDLWRARGLNRESLELAQRVGNPLFEALAHYDRARVLQSRGEILRALDEVHQGLERLRGLSPQRLYAVRARLTLYEGFLLAMRLQPQAARVRLLAGIGEARACRDISVLIGHCVIARLDGSSGEFAKAFAELAEAERLMHIWDVPPIYYLAMITLVKCELWLAQGRTDLAEAWLARLGQTYTGERAAAPPEFHPQLPLHVELQQALLDMIQGQPMLAEGRLNVLHENGQQTGRQLLSVMALTQKVALLLVGGREPEARKALSQALEAATGGVAQPFDLLVKEHGDWLRGQLVAIASTAVSQQLLEHLPLPAARPVAEGSVAEQLSSRELAVLRLIAQGCSNQQISEQLFISLHTVKTHASHINSKLGVERRTQAVARAKELGLMI encoded by the coding sequence ATGACTGATCTGTCCCCACTTCCGGGTCCCGCAAGCGTTGCCGTCGCGGCACTGGACGGGCGTTTTTTTCGCCCTCCGTTGCCCGACGGCTACGTCTTGCGACCACGCCTTTGCGAGCGCCTGCAGGCCGGGCTCGGTGGCCGACTGTTGCTGGTCAGCGCCCCCGCCGGGTTCGGCAAGAGCTCGCTGGCGGTGGAGTTCTGTCAGAGTCTGCCGACGCACTGGCAAAGCCTCTGGCTGGGCCTGAGCCCGCGCGACAGCGACCCCGGACGCTTTCTTGAACGTTTGCTTGAAGGCTTGCAGGACTACTTTCCGCAACTGGGCAGTCGCGCACTCGGCCTGCTGAAAATGCGCCAACGCCATCAGCCATTTGCCTTCGAAGAATGGCTCGACGGCTTGCTCGATGAACTGACCCTGAACCTCGATTCCGCTGCACCATTGCTGCTGGTGCTCGACGATTATCATCTCGCCCAAGGCCCGGTGCTCGATCGCTGCCTGCAATTTTTCCTCAACCATCTGCCTGATGGCTTGCTGGTGATGGTCACCAGCCGCCAGCGTCCGGACTGGCATCTGGCACGCTTGCGTCTGTCCCGGCAGTTGCTGGAACTGCATGAGGCGGATCTGCGCCTGACCCACGACGAAGCCCTGACCTTGCTCAATCGCCACAGCAGCTCACTGCGCGGAGAAGCCCTCGAGAGTCTTATCCTGCGCAGTGAGGGCTGGGTCGCCGGTTTGCGTTTCTGGCTGCTGGCGGTGTCCGAGGCGGGCAGCGATGCCGCATTGCCACAAGCGCTGAACGGCGGGGAAGGGCTGATACGCGACTATCTGCTGGAAGAAGTCATCGACTGTCTGCCAGCCGAAGTGCAAGCCTTTCTCTATGACACGGCACCGCAAGAGCGCTTCTGCAGCGAACTGTGCGATACCGTGCGCGAAGCCCATGACAGCGCCGAGATCCTGCGTTTCCTGTTGGCGCATCAGGTCTTTCTGGTGCCGCTGGACGAACACGGCCACTGGTATCGCTATCACCATTTGTTCTCGGACCTGCTGCGCAGCCGGCCGATTGCGCAAGCGATGGTGCCGACGGCCACGCTGCATCTGCGTGCCTGTCGCTGGTTCAACGCCCAAGGCTTGCTCGACGAGGCGGTAGAACAGGCGTTACGCGCAGGCCACCTCGATGTGGCGGCAAATCTGGTGCAAAACCTTTCCGAGGAGCAACTGCTGGCCGAGCAAAACGTCGGCATGTTGCTGCGCTGGAAGATGGACTTGCCCGACAGCCTGCTGATCAGCACGCCGCGTTTGATCGTGTTGTACAGCTGGGCGCTGGGGTTGGCCTGTCAGCTCGATGCCGCCGAAGAGTTGTCCAGCCACCTGAGCCGTTTCCTGCCGGCACCTTCTGCCACCGCGCAGAAGTCGATGCTGGCGCAATGGCTGGCATTGAGCGGAATCATTGCCCGCGGTCGCGGCCATCGTGAGCTGACGATCAGATATTGCACCGAGGCCCTGGAAAGCCTGCCGGCCAAACGCTATGGCCAACGGCTGATGTGTTTATCGACCCTGTCCAATCTGGCCATTGCCGACGGCGATCTGTGGCGTGCACGCGGTCTTAACCGTGAATCCCTTGAACTGGCGCAACGGGTCGGCAATCCACTGTTCGAAGCTTTGGCCCATTACGACCGTGCACGGGTGTTGCAATCGCGTGGTGAAATTCTGCGCGCACTCGATGAAGTCCATCAGGGCCTAGAGCGCTTGCGTGGCTTGTCGCCACAACGTCTGTACGCGGTGCGCGCACGGCTGACGTTGTATGAGGGTTTTCTGTTGGCCATGCGCTTGCAGCCTCAGGCGGCACGCGTGCGGTTGTTGGCCGGAATCGGCGAGGCACGCGCCTGTCGCGATATCAGCGTGTTGATCGGCCACTGCGTGATCGCTCGACTGGATGGCAGCAGTGGCGAGTTCGCCAAGGCCTTTGCCGAGCTCGCCGAAGCCGAACGCCTGATGCACATCTGGGATGTGCCGCCGATCTACTACCTGGCGATGATCACGCTGGTCAAATGCGAGCTGTGGCTGGCCCAGGGCCGTACTGATCTGGCAGAAGCGTGGCTCGCGCGGTTGGGACAGACGTACACGGGAGAACGCGCCGCCGCACCACCGGAATTTCATCCACAACTGCCGCTGCATGTGGAGCTGCAACAGGCGTTGCTTGACATGATTCAGGGGCAACCGATGCTCGCCGAAGGGCGGTTGAATGTGTTGCATGAAAACGGCCAGCAAACCGGCCGGCAGTTGCTCAGTGTCATGGCACTGACGCAGAAAGTGGCGTTGCTGCTGGTGGGGGGGCGTGAGCCGGAGGCCAGAAAAGCACTGAGTCAGGCGCTGGAGGCGGCAACCGGCGGCGTGGCGCAGCCATTCGATCTGCTGGTGAAGGAGCATGGCGACTGGTTGCGCGGGCAATTGGTCGCGATCGCTTCGACAGCCGTCAGTCAGCAATTGCTGGAACACCTGCCTCTTCCCGCTGCGCGTCCCGTCGCTGAGGGTTCGGTGGCCGAACAACTCAGCAGTCGAGAACTGGCCGTCCTGCGCCTGATTGCTCAAGGCTGTTCGAATCAGCAGATCAGCGAGCAATTGTTCATTTCCCTGCACACCGTGAAAACCCACGCCAGCCATATCAACAGCAAGCTGGGGGTTGAGCGGCGCACACAGGCAGTGGCGCGGGCCAAAGAGCTGGGGTTAATGATCTAG
- a CDS encoding MBL fold metallo-hydrolase — translation MTVPGSALIRETFPVGPLQCNCTIIGDPVTKKAIVVDPGGNPDLIMARLDAHGLKVVSIIHTHAHLDHFLASGQMKEKTGATLHLHKEDQFLWDNLEMQCQMFGVPYIPVPSPDRWLSDDEELACGCGVALHTPGHTPGSMSFWFSEAKLLIAGDTLFRRGVGRTDLWGGDQATIVRSIKQRLYTLDEDATVVTGHGPDTRLGDEMRENPFVRA, via the coding sequence ATGACCGTTCCAGGCTCAGCGCTGATCCGCGAAACCTTCCCCGTCGGCCCGCTCCAGTGCAATTGCACGATCATCGGCGATCCGGTCACCAAGAAAGCCATCGTCGTCGATCCCGGCGGCAACCCCGATCTGATCATGGCGCGCCTCGATGCGCATGGCCTGAAAGTCGTCAGCATCATCCACACCCACGCGCATCTCGATCACTTCCTCGCTTCCGGGCAGATGAAAGAGAAGACCGGCGCGACCCTGCATTTGCACAAGGAAGACCAGTTCCTCTGGGACAACCTCGAAATGCAGTGCCAGATGTTCGGTGTGCCATACATCCCGGTGCCATCGCCCGATCGCTGGTTAAGCGACGATGAAGAACTGGCCTGCGGTTGCGGCGTGGCCCTGCATACGCCGGGACATACACCCGGTTCCATGAGCTTTTGGTTTTCCGAGGCTAAGCTGTTGATAGCCGGCGATACGTTGTTTCGTCGCGGCGTAGGGCGCACGGATTTGTGGGGCGGCGATCAGGCGACCATTGTGCGCTCGATCAAGCAGCGGCTGTACACGCTGGACGAGGATGCGACAGTGGTGACCGGACATGGGCCGGACACGCGTCTGGGTGACGAAATGCGCGAAAACCCGTTTGTGCGCGCCTGA
- a CDS encoding alpha/beta fold hydrolase, which translates to MRETPVVIDGPVGQLESLYLDNEQPIGIALICHPNPVQGGTMLNKVVSTLQRTARDAGLITLRFNYRGVGASEGSHDMGTGEVDDAQAAAAWLREKHPDLPLTLFGFSFGGFVAASLGGRLEAQGVQLKHLFMVAPAVMRLGEQDQLPQQGELTVIQPETDEVIDPQLVYDWSEKLQRPHELLKVAECGHFFHGKLTDLKDLLLPRLSN; encoded by the coding sequence ATGCGTGAAACCCCTGTAGTGATTGACGGCCCGGTGGGTCAACTTGAGTCTCTGTACCTGGATAACGAGCAGCCAATCGGCATTGCGCTGATCTGTCATCCGAACCCGGTGCAGGGCGGCACCATGCTCAACAAGGTCGTCTCGACCCTGCAGCGCACCGCGCGCGACGCGGGCCTGATCACCTTGCGCTTCAACTATCGCGGCGTCGGTGCCAGCGAAGGTTCGCACGACATGGGCACCGGTGAAGTCGACGATGCTCAGGCTGCCGCTGCATGGCTGCGTGAAAAACACCCGGATCTGCCGCTGACCCTGTTCGGTTTTTCCTTCGGTGGATTTGTTGCAGCAAGTCTCGGCGGTCGTCTCGAAGCGCAGGGCGTGCAGCTCAAGCACCTGTTCATGGTCGCCCCGGCGGTAATGCGTCTGGGCGAGCAGGATCAACTGCCGCAGCAGGGTGAACTCACGGTGATCCAGCCGGAAACCGACGAAGTCATCGATCCGCAGCTGGTTTACGACTGGTCGGAAAAACTCCAGCGCCCCCATGAGCTGCTGAAAGTGGCAGAATGCGGACACTTTTTTCATGGCAAGCTGACCGATCTCAAGGATCTGCTCCTGCCGCGTCTCTCGAATTGA
- a CDS encoding DUF1329 domain-containing protein yields the protein MKITKSLFHAGVLGLSLLATGVMAAVPAAEADKLGKSLTPMGAEMAGNADNSIPAWKPLAKNAGTVDARGFLSNPYASEQPLFTITAKDVDKYKDKLAPGQYAMFKRYPETFKMPVYPSHRGATVPDDVFAAIKKNATTTNLVSGGNGLENFDTAVPFPIPKSGVEVIWNHITRYRGGSVTRLVTQATPQPNGSYSLVYFQDQFVFRDKMKDYDPKNPGNILFYFKQKVTAPARLAGGVLLVHETLDQVKEPRSAWVYNAGQRRVRRAPQVSYDGPGTAADGLRTSDNLDMFNGAPDRYDWKLEGKKEMYIASDSYKLDDPKLKYADIIKAGHINQDLARYELRRVWHVVATLKEGQRHIYAKRDFYIDEDTWQAAVIDHYDGRGQLWRVAEAHAENYYDKQVPWYALETLYDLQSGRYLALGMKNEEKSAYDFGFTATTSDFTPAALRQDGVR from the coding sequence ATGAAAATAACAAAGAGTCTGTTCCACGCCGGTGTTCTGGGTCTGTCGCTGCTGGCGACCGGCGTCATGGCCGCGGTGCCTGCTGCCGAAGCCGATAAACTGGGCAAGAGCCTGACGCCGATGGGCGCGGAAATGGCCGGCAATGCCGACAATTCGATCCCGGCGTGGAAGCCGCTGGCGAAAAACGCCGGCACGGTCGATGCGCGTGGTTTCCTGTCCAACCCTTACGCCAGTGAACAACCGCTGTTCACCATCACTGCCAAGGATGTCGACAAGTACAAGGACAAGCTGGCGCCGGGTCAATACGCGATGTTCAAGCGTTACCCGGAGACCTTCAAGATGCCGGTGTACCCGTCACACCGCGGCGCGACCGTGCCGGATGACGTGTTTGCCGCCATCAAGAAAAACGCCACCACCACCAACCTGGTGTCCGGCGGCAACGGTCTGGAGAACTTCGACACGGCAGTGCCGTTCCCGATTCCGAAAAGCGGTGTGGAAGTCATCTGGAACCACATCACCCGCTATCGCGGCGGCAGCGTGACCCGTCTGGTAACCCAGGCCACGCCGCAACCGAACGGCTCGTACAGCCTGGTGTACTTCCAGGATCAGTTCGTGTTCCGCGACAAGATGAAGGACTACGACCCGAAAAACCCGGGCAACATCCTGTTCTACTTCAAGCAGAAAGTGACCGCGCCAGCGCGTCTGGCCGGTGGTGTGCTGCTGGTGCACGAAACCCTCGATCAGGTGAAGGAGCCACGTTCGGCGTGGGTCTACAACGCCGGTCAGCGCCGTGTGCGTCGGGCGCCACAAGTGTCCTACGACGGCCCGGGTACTGCGGCGGATGGCCTGCGTACCTCCGACAACCTCGACATGTTCAACGGTGCACCGGATCGCTACGACTGGAAACTCGAAGGCAAGAAAGAGATGTACATCGCCTCCGACAGCTACAAGCTCGACGATCCGAAACTGAAATACGCCGACATCATCAAGGCCGGCCACATCAACCAGGACCTGGCGCGTTACGAGCTGCGCCGCGTCTGGCATGTGGTAGCAACCCTGAAGGAAGGTCAGCGTCACATCTACGCCAAGCGTGACTTCTACATCGACGAAGACACCTGGCAGGCAGCAGTGATCGACCACTATGACGGTCGTGGTCAACTGTGGCGCGTTGCTGAAGCACACGCCGAGAACTACTACGACAAGCAAGTGCCGTGGTATGCCCTGGAAACCCTTTACGACCTGCAGTCCGGCCGCTATCTGGCACTGGGCATGAAGAACGAAGAGAAGAGTGCGTATGACTTCGGCTTCACTGCCACCACCAGCGACTTCACCCCGGCCGCATTGCGTCAGGATGGTGTTCGCTAA